In a genomic window of Candidatus Woesearchaeota archaeon:
- a CDS encoding 2'-5' RNA ligase family protein, protein MVHYLIEFRFHGKAKYEIKKLIHEVNRKFRLRTKRAIPHITLAGPFSTNDEKKLIGDFNRLCSNSPLINFEISGFSAFENSKVIFLDVAPSKELDEFRWNLSRKLQSYCNLKPFDYEREFAFHSTIAMNLPEQKFQSIKKYIKKKPKLHFKHVMVRATLLKGGFILREYDFLLRRPLVRRLAKDKRVYSQTVELLKAHFEDKFNPNDFVNQSLKANDKSIIAKIKDFFSKPKVFVTSDLHLDHTNIIKYCQRPFLSTEEMNKTLINNWNNTIGKKDLVYFLGDLAFGTGSNSTDYWLNQLNGKVIFIKGNHDRSKKIEFHENYILEYKGFKFYLTHTPENVPKDWKDWAICGHHHNNHPETYPFINKKTKRINVSVELTKYKPVELDSIIEEIKE, encoded by the coding sequence ATGGTTCATTATCTTATTGAATTTCGGTTTCATGGAAAAGCAAAATATGAGATTAAGAAACTCATACATGAAGTTAATCGTAAATTCAGATTAAGAACCAAAAGAGCTATCCCTCACATAACTCTTGCAGGACCTTTCTCAACAAATGATGAGAAAAAATTGATTGGTGATTTTAACAGGCTTTGTTCAAATAGTCCTTTGATTAATTTTGAGATAAGCGGTTTTAGCGCATTTGAAAATAGCAAAGTGATATTCTTAGACGTTGCTCCAAGCAAAGAGCTTGACGAGTTCAGATGGAATCTTTCAAGAAAACTTCAATCTTATTGCAACTTAAAACCTTTTGATTATGAAAGAGAGTTTGCGTTTCATTCCACTATTGCGATGAATTTGCCTGAACAAAAATTTCAAAGCATAAAAAAATATATCAAGAAAAAACCAAAACTACATTTTAAGCATGTAATGGTTAGAGCTACTCTTCTAAAAGGTGGATTCATATTAAGAGAATATGACTTCTTATTGAGAAGACCTTTGGTTCGAAGGCTTGCAAAAGACAAGAGAGTCTACTCTCAAACAGTTGAGTTATTAAAGGCTCATTTTGAAGATAAGTTTAATCCAAATGATTTCGTTAATCAGTCTCTAAAAGCAAATGATAAGTCTATTATTGCAAAGATTAAAGACTTTTTTAGTAAGCCGAAAGTTTTTGTAACTTCTGACTTGCATCTTGACCATACTAATATTATCAAGTATTGTCAAAGACCATTTCTTAGCACAGAAGAAATGAATAAGACGCTCATCAATAATTGGAATAATACAATTGGGAAAAAAGACTTAGTTTATTTCTTGGGTGATCTTGCTTTTGGTACTGGAAGCAATTCAACAGATTACTGGCTTAATCAACTAAATGGTAAAGTAATATTCATAAAAGGAAATCATGACAGATCAAAAAAAATAGAGTTCCATGAAAATTATATCTTGGAATACAAAGGATTCAAATTTTACCTTACGCATACTCCTGAAAATGTTCCAAAGGATTGGAAAGATTGGGCTATTTGTGGGCATCATCACAATAACCATCCAGAGACTTATCCTTTCATCAATAAGAAAACTAAGCGAATAAATGTTTCTGTTGAATTGACAAAATATAAGCCAGTAGAACTGGACAGCATAATAGAAGAAATAAAAGAGTAA